In a single window of the Halopiger xanaduensis SH-6 genome:
- a CDS encoding mandelate racemase/muconate lactonizing enzyme family protein, with the protein MEIAAVRGYALSSPIDPVQERPFHGGVRRLRKRDVVLVVVETRDGLRGIATAGASSSAMTEYFEGDSQGTFADVVEGPVADALEGETIDEIAAAHDLLRGSDVPDGDLIEAISAIDVALYDIAGKRRGAPVYELLADEYDSTPTTELDLYASAGMYMEPDGYVEQAQVLEELGFFGYKYRPGIGPEGDRETVERLAEGVDDIEIMLDVHTWWKLREGYDRETVRDLVVHADEHDAYWIEEPVEPDDHEGYVDLAATGAPLAGGESEESAAGLVALGETGAVDFLQGDVRHHEGFTGCREAVELCAGRDDLEFVPHNFGTWIGLAANAHLVAAAPEATLVEYPVFEDDPLFDTEVDPGMYPFDLAFDLIEGQPDITGGVLSVSDEPGLGVELNEDVIEQYPFRDGPWTEFHYDDA; encoded by the coding sequence ATGGAGATCGCAGCAGTGAGAGGCTACGCCCTCTCGTCGCCGATCGACCCGGTACAGGAGCGGCCGTTCCACGGCGGCGTGCGACGGCTTCGGAAACGAGACGTCGTGCTGGTCGTCGTCGAAACCAGGGACGGCCTGCGGGGAATCGCAACGGCCGGCGCGAGCAGTTCCGCCATGACCGAGTACTTCGAGGGCGACTCGCAGGGAACGTTTGCCGACGTCGTTGAGGGACCCGTCGCCGACGCGCTCGAGGGCGAAACGATAGACGAAATCGCAGCGGCCCACGACCTGCTCCGCGGGAGCGACGTTCCCGACGGCGATCTGATCGAGGCGATCTCGGCGATCGACGTCGCGCTGTACGATATTGCGGGGAAGCGCCGCGGCGCGCCGGTGTACGAGCTGCTCGCGGACGAATACGACTCGACGCCGACGACCGAACTCGACCTCTACGCCAGCGCGGGGATGTACATGGAGCCCGACGGCTACGTCGAGCAGGCGCAGGTGCTCGAGGAACTGGGCTTTTTCGGCTACAAGTACCGCCCCGGAATCGGTCCCGAGGGCGACCGCGAAACCGTCGAACGGCTCGCCGAGGGCGTCGACGACATCGAGATCATGCTCGACGTCCACACCTGGTGGAAACTCCGCGAGGGCTACGACCGCGAGACGGTCCGCGATCTGGTCGTCCACGCCGACGAGCACGACGCCTACTGGATCGAGGAACCGGTCGAGCCCGACGACCACGAGGGGTACGTCGACCTCGCCGCGACCGGTGCGCCGCTCGCGGGCGGCGAAAGCGAGGAGTCGGCCGCAGGATTGGTCGCGCTCGGCGAAACCGGCGCCGTGGACTTCCTGCAGGGCGACGTCCGCCACCACGAGGGCTTTACCGGCTGCCGGGAGGCGGTAGAACTCTGCGCGGGCCGGGACGACCTCGAGTTCGTCCCGCACAACTTCGGGACGTGGATCGGCCTCGCCGCGAACGCGCACCTCGTCGCGGCGGCCCCGGAGGCGACGCTCGTGGAGTACCCCGTCTTCGAGGACGATCCGCTGTTCGACACCGAGGTGGATCCCGGGATGTACCCGTTCGATCTCGCGTTCGATCTGATCGAGGGACAGCCCGACATCACCGGCGGCGTGCTGTCGGTGTCCGACGAGCCCGGCCTCGGCGTCGAGCTAAACGAGGACGTGATCGAACAGTACCCGTTCAGGGACGGCCCCTGGACCGAATTCCACTACGACGACGCCTGA